In the genome of Sphingobium sp. TKS, one region contains:
- a CDS encoding recombinase family protein — protein sequence MFNLCSSTWPKSQLRADWAYLRSGDTLVVWKLDRLGRSMSHLIEKVGELATRGIGFRSLTENIDTTTSGGMLVFNIFGSLAQFERDLIRERTHAGLKAARERGRPGGRRPVVTPDKLRKAREHIASGLTVREAAARLKIGKTALYKALEATEKNTKSQRSRSVRS from the coding sequence ATGTTCAATCTTTGTTCTTCAACATGGCCAAAATCGCAGCTTCGGGCCGACTGGGCCTATCTGCGCAGCGGCGACACGCTGGTGGTTTGGAAACTCGACCGTCTTGGGCGCTCGATGAGCCATCTGATTGAGAAGGTCGGCGAGCTAGCGACGCGAGGTATCGGGTTCCGCTCGCTCACCGAGAACATCGACACCACCACTTCGGGCGGGATGCTGGTGTTCAACATCTTCGGCTCGCTTGCCCAGTTTGAGCGCGATCTGATCCGGGAGCGCACCCATGCAGGCCTCAAGGCCGCTCGCGAGCGAGGTCGCCCCGGTGGGCGGCGGCCAGTGGTCACACCTGACAAGCTCCGCAAGGCGCGCGAACATATCGCTTCCGGCCTCACAGTTCGCGAGGCCGCCGCGCGCCTCAAGATCGGCAAAACCGCCCTCTACAAAGCCCTCGAAGCCACGGAGAAGAACACAAAGTCCCAGCGTTCCCGGTCCGTTCGCTCTTAG
- a CDS encoding recombinase family protein — MTRVGYARVSTIDQDLDIQVARLKAAGCEILRSETGSGASRTGRTELETIMQFLRADDELVVLRLDRLGRSTRDVLNLVHELDQKGASLRVLEPEVTTAGSMGRMVITILGMVADMELTFIKDRQRAGIEAARAEGVYKGRKKNIDDDEIRRRITAGASKASVARDLKISRMTVYRALDVIPSRIGLPEKPPSVTIALHLTIENFNKHGRGRKPARERIEAMLERDYQMQKTGNCDYTLTVAYDQGADGVSLDDEIASLQTEMFNIAESYRCSIETDVYEIGGQERAW, encoded by the coding sequence ATGACCCGCGTCGGCTACGCCCGCGTCAGCACCATCGACCAGGATCTCGACATCCAGGTTGCCCGGTTGAAGGCAGCGGGCTGTGAAATCCTCCGCTCCGAAACAGGCTCGGGCGCATCGCGCACTGGACGCACGGAGCTTGAGACGATCATGCAGTTCCTGCGCGCCGATGACGAACTCGTCGTCCTGCGTCTCGATCGGCTCGGTCGCTCCACACGCGATGTTCTCAATCTGGTTCATGAACTCGACCAGAAGGGAGCCTCATTGCGGGTGCTTGAGCCGGAGGTGACGACGGCCGGAAGCATGGGGCGGATGGTGATCACCATTCTGGGCATGGTCGCGGACATGGAACTGACGTTCATCAAGGACCGGCAGCGCGCCGGGATCGAGGCGGCGCGCGCCGAAGGCGTCTACAAAGGCCGGAAGAAAAACATCGATGACGATGAAATCCGACGCCGGATCACCGCCGGCGCGAGCAAGGCCAGCGTCGCGCGCGACCTCAAGATCTCAAGAATGACCGTCTATCGGGCGCTTGACGTCATTCCTTCAAGGATCGGGCTGCCGGAAAAGCCGCCTTCTGTCACCATCGCCCTGCATCTGACCATCGAGAACTTCAACAAGCATGGTCGTGGCAGAAAGCCCGCTCGCGAGCGCATTGAGGCGATGCTGGAGCGGGATTACCAGATGCAAAAGACCGGGAACTGCGATTACACGCTGACCGTCGCCTATGATCAGGGTGCCGATGGCGTCAGCCTCGATGATGAGATCGCATCTCTCCAGACAGAGATGTTCAACATCGCAGAGAGCTACAGGTGCTCGATCGAGACCGATGTTTACGAGATTGGAGGACAAGAGCGAGCCTGGTAG